The following coding sequences lie in one Halorarum halophilum genomic window:
- a CDS encoding RtcB family protein: MNETREYDGIRLEKLREHVWEIPQEGGMNAPARVLASEPLLEQIADDRTLQQLKNATHLPGIAKYAVCMPDGHQGYGFPVGGVGATDATDGCISPGAVGYDINCGVRMVRTDLTYDDLEGREEELVDSLFANVPSGLGGGGVVEGDVGTVESVLDRGMDWALEHDYATRDDLAHCEDEGQRTDSRPEFVSQKAKDRGKNQLGSLGSGNHFLEVQRVTDVFDDEVAEAFGLVEEQIVVLIHCGSRGLGHQVCSDYLRRIEREHGDLLDRLPDKELAAAPAGSRLAEEYYGAMCAAINFAWVNRQLITHRTRRVFERVFGEDWEDLGMELLYDVAHNIAKREVHDVNGEDRELFVHRKGATRAFPAGRPEVPRAYRDVGQPVIIPGSMGSGSYVLVGGERSLSETFGSTAHGAGRTMSRTQAKQEFWGETVRDELRDQNAIYVKAQSGATVAEEAPGVYKDVDEVVRVSDELGIGDKVVRTYPVCNIKG; the protein is encoded by the coding sequence ATGAACGAGACACGCGAGTACGACGGAATCCGGCTGGAGAAGCTCCGGGAGCACGTCTGGGAGATCCCGCAGGAGGGAGGGATGAACGCCCCCGCGCGGGTGCTGGCGAGCGAGCCCCTCCTCGAACAGATCGCCGACGACAGGACGCTCCAGCAGCTGAAGAACGCGACGCATCTGCCCGGAATCGCCAAGTACGCAGTCTGCATGCCGGACGGGCACCAGGGCTACGGCTTCCCGGTCGGCGGCGTCGGCGCCACCGACGCGACCGACGGCTGCATCTCGCCCGGCGCCGTGGGCTACGACATCAACTGCGGTGTCCGGATGGTGCGGACCGACCTCACCTACGACGACCTGGAGGGTCGAGAGGAGGAACTCGTCGACTCCCTGTTCGCGAACGTCCCGTCCGGGCTGGGGGGCGGCGGCGTCGTCGAGGGCGATGTCGGCACCGTCGAGTCGGTGCTCGACCGCGGCATGGACTGGGCGCTCGAACACGACTACGCGACGCGGGACGACCTCGCTCACTGCGAGGACGAGGGGCAGCGAACGGACTCGCGTCCGGAGTTCGTCTCTCAGAAGGCGAAGGACCGCGGGAAGAACCAGCTCGGGAGCCTCGGCTCCGGCAACCACTTCCTGGAAGTGCAACGCGTGACCGACGTCTTCGACGACGAGGTGGCGGAGGCGTTCGGCCTCGTCGAGGAGCAGATCGTGGTCCTCATCCACTGCGGTTCCCGCGGCCTCGGCCACCAGGTCTGCTCGGACTACCTCCGGCGGATCGAGCGCGAACACGGCGACCTCCTCGACCGGCTCCCGGACAAGGAGCTGGCCGCCGCCCCCGCCGGGTCCCGCCTCGCCGAGGAGTACTACGGGGCGATGTGCGCGGCGATCAACTTCGCCTGGGTGAACCGGCAGCTCATCACCCACCGAACGCGCCGGGTGTTCGAGCGGGTGTTCGGCGAGGACTGGGAGGACCTCGGCATGGAGCTCCTCTACGACGTCGCCCACAACATCGCGAAGAGGGAAGTCCACGACGTGAACGGCGAGGACCGGGAGCTGTTCGTCCACCGGAAGGGGGCGACGCGGGCGTTCCCCGCCGGCCGCCCGGAAGTTCCGCGGGCGTACCGAGACGTCGGGCAGCCGGTCATCATCCCCGGGAGCATGGGCTCGGGGAGCTACGTCCTCGTCGGCGGGGAGCGATCGCTCTCGGAGACCTTCGGCTCGACGGCCCACGGCGCCGGCCGGACCATGTCCCGAACGCAGGCGAAACAGGAGTTCTGGGGGGAGACCGTCCGGGACGAACTGCGGGACCAGAACGCCATATACGTGAAGGCGCAGTCGGGCGCGACCGTCGCCGAAGAGGCGCCGGGCGTCTACAAGGACGTCGACGAGGTGGTCCGTGTGAGCGACGAACTCGGTATCGGCGACAAGGTGGTCCGGACGTACCCGGTCTGCAACATCAAGGGCTGA
- a CDS encoding proteasome assembly chaperone family protein: protein MPRTDTFARFERRGETTAESPTLIVGMPENGVVGSIVVNQITKQLGLGHEGNIVSESFPNVSTFGEGKVRDLVRVFAGADPPVVIPHCDIALPMSASADLATCVVNDLAAEFERAIIMAGVPAPSEEQIGEVTGVVTCEETENELREAGVQLEPSVGYLTGASGAILDECYHANVPTMALVVKAHPFFPDPKAAQAVIEKALEPLVDFEIDTGELEEQTDEIRRQMEQVSRHFEQLQNSQERRTGTSSMYQ from the coding sequence ATGCCGAGAACAGACACCTTCGCTCGGTTCGAACGCCGTGGAGAGACCACCGCGGAATCCCCGACGCTGATCGTCGGTATGCCGGAAAACGGAGTCGTCGGGAGTATCGTGGTCAATCAGATCACCAAACAGCTAGGGCTCGGCCACGAGGGAAACATCGTTTCGGAGTCGTTTCCGAACGTGTCGACGTTCGGGGAGGGGAAGGTTCGTGATCTGGTGAGGGTGTTTGCCGGCGCCGATCCACCCGTCGTGATACCGCACTGTGATATCGCGTTGCCGATGTCCGCCAGCGCTGATCTGGCGACCTGCGTGGTCAACGACCTCGCCGCGGAGTTCGAACGGGCGATCATCATGGCCGGCGTTCCGGCACCGAGCGAGGAGCAGATCGGCGAGGTCACCGGGGTCGTCACGTGCGAGGAGACGGAGAACGAGCTCCGGGAGGCAGGGGTCCAGTTGGAGCCCAGTGTGGGGTATCTCACCGGGGCGAGCGGTGCGATCTTGGACGAGTGTTATCACGCGAACGTACCCACGATGGCGCTCGTCGTGAAGGCGCACCCGTTCTTCCCGGACCCGAAGGCTGCACAGGCGGTCATCGAGAAGGCGCTGGAACCGCTCGTCGACTTCGAGATCGATACGGGGGAGTTAGAGGAGCAAACCGACGAGATCCGGCGTCAGATGGAGCAGGTCTCGCGGCACTTCGAGCAACTACAGAACAGCCAGGAACGCCGCACTGGGACGTCCTCCATGTACCAGTAG
- a CDS encoding DoxX family protein, with product MALRPTVWGVLLGVLSLPGVAAAHVEYVTEASERGDPVAFLVAALGDPVVVGALAAGAVAVIVSMAGYLWFQPFSADVRAFRRALSEYEEFLPWLFRLSLGLPMVGAGYAGYLFTPLVTDGATAVPVRPFGVAVGFLLLFGLATRAVALVALVTYVALLPIHPDFLFAFEYSAGLVAVLVVGSGRPSADHLLTRLSEDEDTVYSRIDPFYRRVAVPFDRWTEPYQRFVPTIVRVGMGAVFVYLALAEKLLAPEAALAVVDKYGLTTALAVPPELWVLGAAFTELFIGALLLVGFFTRAASAAAFAVFTTTLFALPDDPVLAHISLFGLVSALLVTGAGPFSVDMTSFLAPDEHGVPAD from the coding sequence ATGGCACTTCGACCCACGGTCTGGGGAGTGCTCCTCGGCGTTCTCTCGCTTCCGGGGGTGGCTGCCGCGCACGTCGAGTACGTCACGGAAGCGTCGGAACGCGGTGACCCCGTGGCGTTCCTGGTCGCAGCGCTGGGCGATCCGGTCGTCGTCGGCGCGCTGGCTGCTGGAGCCGTCGCGGTCATCGTCTCGATGGCGGGCTACCTCTGGTTCCAGCCGTTCTCGGCGGACGTCCGGGCCTTCCGTCGGGCGCTCTCCGAGTACGAGGAGTTCCTCCCCTGGCTGTTCCGACTCAGCCTCGGGCTCCCGATGGTGGGGGCCGGGTACGCCGGCTACCTGTTCACACCGCTCGTCACAGACGGCGCCACCGCCGTTCCCGTCCGACCCTTCGGCGTCGCGGTCGGCTTCCTCCTCCTGTTCGGGCTCGCGACCCGGGCGGTCGCCCTCGTCGCGCTCGTCACCTACGTCGCGCTCCTGCCCATCCACCCCGATTTCCTGTTCGCGTTCGAGTACTCGGCCGGGCTGGTCGCCGTGCTCGTGGTGGGAAGTGGTCGACCGAGCGCCGACCACCTTCTCACACGACTCTCCGAGGACGAGGATACCGTCTACTCCCGGATCGACCCGTTCTACAGGCGCGTCGCGGTCCCCTTCGATCGCTGGACGGAGCCGTACCAGCGCTTCGTTCCGACGATCGTCCGTGTCGGGATGGGCGCCGTGTTCGTCTATCTCGCACTCGCGGAGAAGCTACTGGCCCCCGAGGCCGCGCTCGCCGTCGTGGACAAGTACGGGCTGACGACGGCACTGGCGGTCCCTCCGGAGCTGTGGGTGCTCGGCGCGGCGTTCACCGAACTGTTCATCGGCGCGCTGCTCCTCGTCGGGTTCTTCACCCGGGCAGCGTCGGCGGCCGCGTTCGCCGTCTTCACGACGACGCTGTTCGCGCTCCCCGACGACCCCGTACTCGCGCACATCTCGCTGTTCGGTCTGGTCTCGGCGCTGCTGGTCACGGGCGCCGGACCGTTCTCGGTCGACATGACGTCGTTTCTGGCTCCCGACGAGCATGGCGTCCCGGCCGACTGA
- a CDS encoding archease translates to MTASEATYELRDHTADVGVAARGPSVDAVFGALADGLAAAMCDDVPESGERFSFSIRSENPEAALFDYLDQLIYERDVRGVLPVDNEATVRRDGEEWVVEASARGVPFADVAGAREVKAVTYSEMDLTETSDGWRAYVVFDV, encoded by the coding sequence ATGACGGCCTCGGAGGCGACCTACGAACTCCGCGACCACACCGCGGACGTCGGTGTCGCGGCACGCGGGCCGAGCGTCGACGCGGTCTTCGGCGCCCTGGCGGACGGGCTCGCGGCCGCGATGTGCGATGACGTACCCGAGAGCGGCGAGCGCTTCTCGTTCTCGATCCGTTCGGAGAACCCGGAGGCGGCGCTGTTCGACTACCTCGACCAGCTCATCTACGAGCGGGACGTGCGCGGCGTCCTCCCCGTCGACAACGAGGCGACGGTCCGACGGGACGGCGAGGAGTGGGTGGTCGAGGCGAGCGCCCGCGGTGTCCCGTTCGCCGACGTCGCCGGCGCGCGCGAAGTGAAGGCGGTGACGTACTCGGAGATGGACCTGACGGAGACGTCGGACGGCTGGCGAGCGTACGTGGTGTTCGACGTCTAG